The Culex quinquefasciatus strain JHB chromosome 2, VPISU_Cqui_1.0_pri_paternal, whole genome shotgun sequence genome contains the following window.
CAGCACCTGAAGCTGCACGAGCGGGTCGGCCTGACGAAGGCGTGCGACTTTTGCGCCAAGTACTTTGCCGACGAGGAGCGCCGCAACGAACACTACAGCAAGGACCATGCGGACGTGGTGCGGCAGACGTTGCGGCTGAATGATCAGTGAATCAGTGTGAAGAGATTTGTTTTGAGTGAAAATGTGATATTATGTTAGGTGATTGAagtattataattttaaataatatattaTGACTTTATTTGATGATTTAAAGATGTCGCACTTATTCTATATCACAATTCCCCAAGTCTTATTAAACAATAGGAAAGAACTAAGccaaagaaaattttgaaaatcaagcaaaacaatgtaaatgggccaaaaaACAGAACAATTAATTCATTAAGATTGCGCAAGATGGTCGTTTTATTTACAAATCCGTATTGGTCTATTTACAATGTTCAGCTTGAAATATTGCATACCAATTGACTGACTATTATTGACAGCCTCAAAAAGCACATCCTCTAAACTTCCCATGATCAATGTAGTAATGTAACAATAACACTAAATCTctgcaaacaaaattttcgaataagaaattgcatgcaagttgcatgcAGGATTGAGAGTCCGACATCCAAGAACTGTGTTTTTTCCTATCCATCTTCAAGCTGGTAGCATGTTGAAAACCCAAACAAAAGCCATAAAACTAATTTATGACGATAGTTTCTGAATCTAGCTGGGACAAGAAAAAGATTTGACAAACAGTGAATATTGCAGCCAGGGACAGGTAAGCATACTGATTCGATTGCGTAGATGCATAATTCATTAATGTCATCCCTTTTTCTTCGAGGAAAAATGGGAAGGAAGAAGGTAGATAGTTTACTTTGAAGCAATTCTCAGGAACTTCGGTAGACGATGAATAGTCGTATAAATAAAGAAGCAAATTTCCATCATCCTTTCGttcatacaagtttccataaaAATTAGGGTGCCCATattatgggacttttttttcaaaacctcgctccacaagctgaatattgttccttgagctatacGGTCACCATTTACCTATTGATACTGAATGgtgaattttttaaagaaaaaatcgaaaaaaatatgaaaatcccaattttcttacggttttgTCTGTAGCGTGCGCAAAATTTTTCCATAAGAGGgattaatattgaaaatgtaaTGCTTGAGAAACATTTCCGATCGAcctggtgttttcggcaaagttgtagttatatGCTTGGAAGAATCGAAAATTAATGATtaaactacaaaaattatcTTCTTTTTTCACTTGGCTGCTACATATTTAGAATGAAATACAGCATATATGCAATATGCATGccttatttagcatttttttatcaGACATATACTTTAGGAATTGTTTTTTTCGTGAAGGTTTTGATGTTATGCAAATATTTGACTGTCGCATAACTGTAgtaatttataaaacatttagTGTTACTCTTggtctatttttttgaaaatcaggtttaaaatttgaaaaatatttattcttgAAATCCAGTTTTACTTGTTCAAAGGTCTTACACAACTATGTTTTGATCGgcttacgctttgtatttcgtcgatttctctgtaGTCAAAAACTATCATAAACATTTTATTTCTTgatagcaaaaagcaaaaaatctgattaaaaaaaatgtaatctttgaCCCCCCCAAGTGGGTCTAAAAGATGGAAATACAGCTTAAAATATATGTTTAAGGCAAATTTTCAGAAGTAGATTAATTATAGATGCATTAACCCTAAGTTATACCTGAAAAGGCAATtccttttttgtattgtttagcttttatttttttttaatgatttttgtccagtaaatattttttaataaaaaccgttgaaaattgtttatagAATTCCGAATTGTATCTTTAATTGActgcaataattaattttgtatgaaaaataacagattgtcagatagaaattaaatttacccaaacatttttttgctgatttctcgaggataaaaaaatatagaaatatggatatttattttaaatccaaatcaaatatttttctacAACTGCTTGAAGTTAAAATTATGAAACCTGAAACTCAACTTATATGAAGAAAgggtcaaaatttgtcaaatttaagtttttttgatccttttaaaataaaatccgaTATCGAAGAAACGAattcaaaaaatgcttaaaactaTTCATCTTCACGTTTTATAAATGCTTTAGACAATGTTACAACGTTtaagcatagaaattagaaattgttGTAATCTACATATTTCGTTAAAATATCACAATATAACTgtaccattttgaaatgtttaactcATTTAAACGCGTTAAGCCTGCGCGTAATTCGTTTTTTAAAATGGGTCCAAATATTCCGGAAAATAAAAATCTgtgaaaaaattatacacgattGGTTTCAGTACAGAGCATCCATGCTCCTTTTTAGAAATGTTTCTAGATGAAATCCTaacttaaaaattgttaaatgcCTGTACAACACTTGATATGTgtttgttcaaaaatgtaatttaaattaattcaaattatgAAGAGgaaacaaagtaccagatttcaCATTATTCAAGAAGTACAAAGAAGCCAGCAAGAGTTAAAATGTATATTGACGTTTGAAATAAATACTAAATATGCGTTTGTATTGCTTACAATCTACAATAAATTGATGGAAAATTGTCCTTCGTCATTTAAAATGTGGCTTCCGGAAAATctaaaagaatgaaaattagattatcaatgttattttaatgaatattcttcttcaaaaatatacttaaaattttccaaaaatggcaCACATCTCAATCAAATCGTCACATCCGCCCTATCGTAATTAATCAGCTGCCGCTCCCCACCATTGTGCGACTTCTTGTGCGCCCAAAACGACGCCTTGTGCACCATCTCGCCGCACTTGGGACACTTCCGCGTGGGGTTATCGATCACGATGGACATCCTAGCGCCACCACTTCGATTCTGCGGCGACGTGTGGTACGTCCGGTAGTGCGTCTCCAGCAGCGTCAACCTCGGGTAGAACTTGTCGCACAGGTCGCAGTCGAAGATCTCCTCCGGGGTGGCGGCATCATCCGGGATCGCGATGGGTTTCTTGGGGGTCGTCGCCATGTTGCGATCTGCCACTACGGTGTCTTCGTCCGAAATTGGTTCGCATCCCGCGTAGATGTCCAGCGGTTGATCTTCGCCGTCGGATATTGGGTCGTACTCGCCGAAGATGGTGTCCAGATCTGGAGAGGCGGGGGTATCCGGATCGGGGGAAGCGGGGGTGTCCGGCATTCCAGCGATTTGGCGAAGCTGGGATTCGAGGGGGTCTTCATCGTCTTCGGCTCTTGGGGTTTGTGGAACTACCTTGTTCCGGTTGAGGATTGTGCTCCAGTTATGCTTGGATGAAGCGGACTTGCTGGGTGTTTCGGGAGATACTGCCAGCATTCGCATCGCTTCCGCGAAGCTTGGCTGGGGTGTCTTTGGCCTAGGAGAGTCGATTCGTGCTGGTTCTGGTGAGCTCGTTAGATCGAAGATTTCCAATGATGGCGACTTCCGTGGACTGTCTACGTCGAAGCCAGTCACCAAACTACGCGTTTCGCTTCCATCGATAGATTGAGCTTGCTCAAGATCGTCAGCTAGTAGCATTTCTTCCATTCGTTCGCGAAGTTCTTTGTTCGACACAAAACTGCACGTGTCCAGGGAAGAAGAATCCGAGTGCtcacttggacttggacttgtcGATCGACTTTCGTCGGAGATGTCCAATATTTCAGAATTTGATACAGTATTCTCCTGAATGCTGATTGGCTCCTCTTCAGGTTGAACCTGCTCCTCGTTCTTGTGCACATCTTCACAAACCTTAGTACCACCAGCATCTTCTTCACCGTACAAGTCCCGCGTCAAGTCAACCAACAGCTCGTCGTCAGGTTCATCCGCCAGTTGCCAACCTTCGTCATCCAGATCCAAACGGAACTGCTCCACCGAAAAGACAtcatcaacaccaccagcatcacTCGCCACGGGTTCTTCACACACCAACTCCTCCACTTGAACACCCACATCAACTCCAACAGCCCGTCGCTCCTCACTATCAAATCTCACCCGCTCAAACTTTTCCAACAGCGGCACCTTACTATGCTTTGAGGCCCTCAACAACAGCTCCGCCCTTCCACACTGATCCCTGAACAGCGCCAACTTCTCCATCAACTTCAAACACTCGGCGCAGATCGTCGCCGGAAGTCCGTCCTCGGGATCGACCTCCAAACTCAAACACGCCATGATCTTGAACGCCAACTCCACATCCTCACAAACGTTCACCaactcctcctcctccgccgAGGACCGTAGACAAAATCTACAAATCCTAATCTCAAACTCTGGACCATCCATCGCCGATAGAGTACAGGCGCAAACTGAGCGGAGTTCTAGGCCGCGCGTAGATCGTATCGACAATTTTGAACACAGAACTGGCGAAGGGACATCCCCAGCAAATGAGGGTGTGAGGGAGAGGGGGAAGAAGTGTGTGCGATCCCTTTCCAACGCCCAGGACTGTTCATTTGTTTGTATATACAGCAATAACAAAACGAagcatttttgttttggtttgcatTCTTCGACTGTGTGTGCCTTATGTACATTGGGAAAGTGCTagctggagattttttttttgtgtatcagTTTCACTTGCCACATGTGGTCGTGACGACGACAGTGGATGGCAAGTGATGAGGAATTTGGACTTACTTGCAAATTGTGTTATTTGAAACGGTCGCAACTGAGTGTGTTAGCAGCacaccaaaaaccaaaacacatTTGACTGTCGTCGAAAAATTAAAGAAGCAGTGAAAATTGAGCACTTGAAACTATTGTTcacaataataattttaaactatttttataaaaattacctTCGCAGAGGAAATAACAATATcaatataaattgatttttttatcaacaaaattaaaataaataaaataacagaaattgatttctatcgtgttttttatcgttgtaccCTTCTcctttcaaaattattgaaaaccgaGCTATCACTCACAAATTATTCTCTGTTTCGCAGTCAGGATTCTGAtgatttgaaaaagttgtacAATGTCAAACATACCTGCAATGGAAAAGAAAGAAACACAAATTAGTAATTGAGATTTAATGGCTGCGCTCTTGGTTGAAaactttcatttgaaaacaacTAACCCTCATTCATTTCCCGTAATTCAAACGCAGCAAATAATCGTGATTGACATAAATTGACATGGCAATTTATATTATGTTAACCAGattgggaccgtggtgtaggggttagcgtgattgcctctcacccagtcggcctgggttcgatcccagaaggtcccggtggcaaattttgagacgagatttgtctgatcacgccttccgtcggacgggaagtaaatgttggccccggactaacctaaaaaaggttaggtcgttagctcagtccaggtgtaggagtcgtctccctgggtcctgtcctggtggagtcgctggtaggcagttggactaacaatccaaaggtcgtcagttcgaatcccggggtggatagaAGCTAAggtataaaaagaggtttgcaattgcctcaacaatcaagccttcggatacctagtttcgagtaggaatctcgcaatcgagaacgccaaggcaatgctgtagagcgaataatttgatttgatttgatttgattagggaccatccataaaccacgtggacaacttAGGGGGTtgccgattgtccacgctccatacaaaaagattttatttgtatggaaattgttcacGATGGGGGTTTgcgattcccaaaaaagtgtaccgtggtttgtggatggtcccttaaccaGATtggatatttttcaattatataaagaatatttttgttttattaatgtTGTTTTCCAAAttagataatttttataaaatctgaaaaaagtttgatttgcttACAGTAACAGTAAGATTACAGTAATTGTGCAATAAAAGAAAAACTAGgcatcttttattttttcataataatttaTAGAAGTGCCCTTACAAACCTAAACACAAAGAAATTAATCATTTTAACCAGTTGAACGTTTATTTAAAACCTCAATTTTTTTGAGAGTCTGAATgttttaggcgtcatccataaagaatgtcacgcaaaaatcggccaaaatgattcggataatcgaataacgaaaaaatttttttttcgttgtctaattttGGTTGTTGAGCataggtatgacccctaaactacgcttaaattatttagaatttttaaatccaatatggcggccaaaatggcggtgatgcaatattgaaaaaatgcattttattttgtaaaaagcaatcaactattcaaatttgactaaatggTGTCgtgaactcaaattttatgttaaaaacaacaaaatgaaaaaatgcgatttttttgtgcgtgattcgattatccgattatcccatacaaaccttcggataatcgaacatcGTATAATCGATACTTccgataatcgaggcttcggataatagagtctggactgtacaaactttaaacattattgtgtttaattttttcatactgcccagtatttatttatttattttgcttgatttttttatatggactcatgaaataactaaacctgtaaaattgaaataaaatttcttgtaccgcccattttttttaaaatttctcgtGTAACATCAATATTACCACGTTTTAAGCaactttgttctaaaaaatcttttgctttatttttttttcaatatatttgttgtgtttttaaatgcattaatCTTGTTAAGCTGTTAATATCGTTAGGGTGGTTCCATAcactttttaaaacgtttttatatgaaaatatcTCTAGtttgggtttgttcaaatattacgtccagagattttctgGTTTGAGACTCCCCTTCCCTCCCCCTGTTTGTTTTTAGAGCTTTAAAATTGAACGGAGAAGGCAAAGATTGCaagataaaatgttggtgttATCGCTTGTGTTATCGGCAAAGATACTTGTATTGGCATTGCCTacaactttcttaaaaaaaaccccaAACATATTcatcgaaagtttgattttcatgaaacaccctaattttcaacaaagCCAAACCAACAACTCGTCTGAAGATACCAAAGCTCAAAAACGTCACATTTTTTAGAAAAcccattttcaattaattttgaaatctggACCACTCtgcaatattccaaaatttctaaattgataaaatgatggatttttttgccttcctcactgaggcaaggctataaaatcactcgaaaaatgaacttcttaaatacacctcctagatataccttcacgtatacctatcgactcagaatcaaattctgaacaaatgtctgtggggatgtgtgtagacatgatttttttccacacgattttctcagaactggctgaaccaaatttggccggatccgccttattctgttcgttttggggtcccctaagaccctattaaattttattctgtttagtgaagtacttttaaagttatgccatgaaaaagtttttttgtagatacaaaaaaggtgatttttgcataacctcaaaaggccgggtctttttgtttacgtgcgagagtcgcgccagatgtgaaacgcccggttgccacattgcttcaaatgatagtctgcatgttttctggaaaagtctgtatagGATTTTTTtactcataaacttattttcatcaaGTCTTTTTCGGTGCTGGAACTTGATTTGGAAACAATGCAAACTTtggaatttaattaaattgttgatgtgaggaaggcaccaaccacataatggtggattaagaaacgttttttggtTTGCGTttgataattaaaatatttgcaccggaaaaaagtacttttcgaaggATTTGTTGGAATTGTTAGTATAAAAAAGTAACCTCTTTTAGGATTTTGTATGTCAGAAAATGTAAATGTTTTAAAGCTTGTCACAAtccaattcaaattaaataataatagttTGTTGAAGGATAAAATCGCCCAATAAACAATTTCACAAGTAATGCTCAATTTGAGCTACTTTCAAGATTCTCCGGTCATTCTCTCCTTTGTATTATCCCAACTATTGTTCCCTTGCCTTCTGTTGTCTTCCTCCAACAGTGTATTCAGTGTATTCGTACCGTTGTGTCCGCGTTGTTAATCTaccataaacaaatcaaaacttcTCCAAATGATGTCATCCCCCGTCAACCTAAAACACGACAACGCCGCCCTAGCCCGGAACTATATCCGGGCACTACACCTGACTCCGATGTGCCGCTTCTGCTTCCGCGAGGGACCCGAAGCCAAGCTGAGCCGCATCAGCGATTCGCCGCTGCGGGACGCCGTGCACGAGATGTTCCCGCCATCGCTGTACGGGTTGACGGAGGAGGAACTGCCCGACTGGTTCTGCGGCGTTTGTCGGAGATCGCTCAATTCTTCAAAGAAGCTGCAAAAACGGGCGGTTTTCTCGCAGCTGAAGGTGGACAAGGGGGAGACGGTGCGGAAGCGATCGGTGGATATGGCGACGGTCGTTCCGACTCCGGTTGGGAGGAAGGCGACGAAGCAGCGGTTGAGCTTCAGTTCATGCGTTTTGACGCCGGTTAGGAAGGATTGTGCGGAGGATTTGGACGAAATTATTGACGACAAGCGAGTTCCGGACAACCTGACCAAGACGCTGTCCCAGGAGGAGCAAATGTCAGCTTGTTCAGTCGCGAGGACAAACTCGGAGGAAGACTTCCCAATCAGTTTGCTGGATCCGAGCAACCCGTGCCCGCACTGCCGTCTGCTGTTCGCCACCGGTCAACAGGTGGGCTGGCACACGCGCGTCCACACCGGTCGTGGCCTGCTGCGATGCCGGCTGTGTCCGCAGAAGCTGGCCAAGGTGAGCGTGTACCTAAGGCACGTGACGCGACAGCATGCTGCGATTCGGCGGACGCAGTGCGCACTTTGTGACGAGAGTTTTGGAGGGAGCTGTAGGGTGGTTCACGAGCAGCGGCACGAGCGCACGCGGATGAAGTACGCGTGCAGCTTCTGTCCGCTGATCTTTAATCGGTTCAAGGGCTTGCGGCAGCACCGCCAGCAGATGCACAACGACTGGAGGTTGATGTGCAGGAGCGGGTGCAGCGTGACGACTGATGAGTAATCTTTTTTGGAcggtttgttttgttattttattgatttgaccCAATTGTACATAGAATAAATGACGCGTTTTTAAGGCAACTTTAACTGTTTTGAATACAAAACTAGAAGCTTTTAAATCCATGTTATTGAGAGGAACAAAACGACCGTTTTGAATTTTGTCAAGTTGTCGTGCCCTCCAAGCTGCGATGTTATGGGAAGTTCGTAATCGAATCAACTTGCGACTATAAAGAGCAAAGTTTCTCGTCGATGTGCCTTCTGATCAGCAATGATATGAAAAGGACAACTTTAAGCGATgcgttttgttacatttttgattttgaggTCGTAAATTTACAGTGCCACCATGTTCAAATGCTTATCTTCACGCCATTTGGTTCTCTGTCCTCATCCCGTCTAGCATCGTGTGAGCCAGGATGCTTTTATCAAGAAGCGGACACTCTGTACAcacatattcaacaaaaaaaaatcgagcagcTTTCTCGGAGAGACACGTGGAGTGACATACACGTGCTCGCGCGCAAGAAGATGATGTTGCATATCTCGACTGGTGCAGCATCCTCCTCAAAGCTGCTGTTGGAGTTGAGTTTGTTGGAAAAGAAATACAGCACAGCACAGTGCTGACGCTGACTTGACGCTGCATTCCGGAacgacgtcgtcgtcgacgtcgtgATTTCCATACTGGGTTGGTGTTCAGGGTGGTCGACTAGGGGAGATTGGGGCCAGTGTCCATGGCTGGTGGGCACCAGCCGCGCCAGCTGATATGTCTGTCTCTGAGCTCGCTGCGCCACACCAGTATCTGTatatttattcttttattttttgtgaaaaattcaatttttatgctAATGCGATCTATAAAAACGTCGGTGGTTGGTGGGGGAGGAAAAGCGCAAAACTCTTATCAGCTTCCTTCCATGCGAGAAAGTGAGATGATAGTGTGGCACTGGAATCACCAACtaagaggggggaggggggttgaaGTTTCGTTCGGAAAACTTCCTGCCATCAAGAATGCAAGGAAGTGCAGTTGGAGGGTGGTGCCGAGGAGGCAAATGAT
Protein-coding sequences here:
- the LOC6037985 gene encoding uncharacterized protein LOC6037985; the encoded protein is MDGPEFEIRICRFCLRSSAEEEELVNVCEDVELAFKIMACLSLEVDPEDGLPATICAECLKLMEKLALFRDQCGRAELLLRASKHSKVPLLEKFERVRFDSEERRAVGVDVGVQVEELVCEEPVASDAGGVDDVFSVEQFRLDLDDEGWQLADEPDDELLVDLTRDLYGEEDAGGTKVCEDVHKNEEQVQPEEEPISIQENTVSNSEILDISDESRSTSPSPSEHSDSSSLDTCSFVSNKELRERMEEMLLADDLEQAQSIDGSETRSLVTGFDVDSPRKSPSLEIFDLTSSPEPARIDSPRPKTPQPSFAEAMRMLAVSPETPSKSASSKHNWSTILNRNKVVPQTPRAEDDEDPLESQLRQIAGMPDTPASPDPDTPASPDLDTIFGEYDPISDGEDQPLDIYAGCEPISDEDTVVADRNMATTPKKPIAIPDDAATPEEIFDCDLCDKFYPRLTLLETHYRTYHTSPQNRSGGARMSIVIDNPTRKCPKCGEMVHKASFWAHKKSHNGGERQLINYDRADVTI